A region from the Pseudomonadota bacterium genome encodes:
- a CDS encoding 30S ribosomal protein S20 — MANHKSALKRIKQSEKRRLRNRQANSQLKTMIKTFYGAVAEENECEALALVHRKTVSAIDRAATKGILHKKTAARKISRVTAFMNRSRAAVVTAG, encoded by the coding sequence TTGGCAAATCATAAATCGGCTTTGAAAAGAATCAAACAGAGTGAAAAGCGGCGTCTGCGTAATCGGCAGGCGAACTCTCAATTGAAAACCATGATCAAGACTTTCTACGGCGCGGTCGCCGAGGAAAATGAATGCGAGGCTTTGGCGCTGGTCCATCGTAAGACCGTATCCGCCATAGATCGGGCCGCGACCAAGGGTATTCTTCATAAAAAGACGGCTGCTCGTAAAATTTCCCGGGTTACCGCCTTTATGAACCGGAGTCGGGCCGCTGTCGTGACGGCCGGTTGA